From the Hevea brasiliensis isolate MT/VB/25A 57/8 chromosome 15, ASM3005281v1, whole genome shotgun sequence genome, one window contains:
- the LOC110644964 gene encoding acetolactate synthase 2, chloroplastic: MASTASSPNLSIRKTFITTQQTPTFKTAFPIFTINQTPNTHRSLCITTASLSDPKPKPTTTAAASAATATFTTAPITTTKTTTPTPHETFIPTIAPQLPRKGSDVLIEALEREGVTHVFGYPGGASMEIHQALTRSNVIRNILPRHEQGGIFAAEGYAKASGRVGVCIATSGPGATNFVSGLADALLDSVPLVAITGQVPRRMIGTDAFQETPIIEVTRSITKHNFMVLDAEDIPRIVKEAFYLASSGRPGPVLIDIPKDVQQQLIIPNWDMPMRLPGYTSRLPKSPEIGKLEQIARLIFQSKKPVLYVGGGSLNCSEELRRFVELTKIPVASTLMGLGSFPLGDELSLHMLGMHGTMYANYAIDQSDLLLAFGVRFDDRVTGKVEAFASRASIVHIDIDSAELGKNKQPHVSLCSDLKIALKGLNRLLEKKGAKSMLDFSAWRKEINEQKAKYPLSYKNFGEAIPPQYAIQVLDELTNGNAVISTGVGQHQMWSAQFYKYKRPRQWLTSGGLGAMGFGLPAAMGAALARPNALVIDVDGDGSFIMNVQELATIRTENLPVKIMLLNNQHLGMVVQWEDRFYHSNRAHTYLGNPSKEEIFPNMLKFAEACDIPAARVTKKSKLKEAIKKMLETPGPYLLDVIVPHQEHVLPMIPSGLSFKDVITEGDGRAQN; this comes from the coding sequence ATGGCGTCAACTGCTTCCTCTCCTAACCTTTCTATCCGTAAAACCTTCATCACCACACAGCAAACACCCACTTTCAAAACCGCCTTTCCCATCTTCACTATTAACCAAACGCCAAACACTCACCGCTCTCTCTGCATCACTACTGCCTCTCTTTCCGACCCTAAGCCCAAGCCCACCACCACTGCCGCCGCTTCTGCCGCCACTGCTACCTTTACCACCGCTCCTATAACAACAACAAAAACGACAACCCCAACCCCCCATGAGACCTTTATTCCCACTATTGCACCTCAGTTGCCCAGAAAGGGCTCTGATGTCCTCATTGAAGCCTTGGAACGTGAGGGCGTAACTCACGTCTTTGGATACCCAGGAGGGGCTTCCATGGAGATTCATCAAGCTCTCACCCGCTCCAATGTAATCCGTAATATTCTACCAAGACATGAGCAAGGTGGAATCTTTGCTGCTGAGGGCTACGCCAAAGCTTCTGGGCGCGTTGGCGTTTGCATTGCCACCTCCGGCCCTGGTGCCACTAACTTCGTCAGTGGACTTGCCGATGCACTGCTCGATAGTGTGCCGCTCGTTGCCATTACTGGACAAGTTCCTCGTCGCATGATAGGCACTGATGCATTTCAAGAAACACCGATCATTGAAGTAACAAGATCCATAACTAAGCACAATTTTATGGTTCTTGATGCTGAGGACATTCCTCGCATTGTCAAAGAAGCTTTTTATCTTGCTTCTTCTGGCAGGCCTGGGCCGGTTCTTATTGATATACCAAAGGATGTCCAGCAACAGCTTATTATTCCAAACTGGGACATGCCTATGAGGCTTCCTGGGTATACATCAAGACTGCCTAAAAGCCCTGAAATTGGAAAATTGGAGCAGATTGCTAGGCTGATCTTTCAGTCCAAGAAACCGGTACTGTATGTTGGTGGTGGATCTTTGAACTGTAGTGAGGAGCTAAGGCGATTTGTTGAGCTTACCAAGATACCAGTGGCGAGTACTCTAATGGGTCTTGGCAGTTTCCCCTTAGGCGACGAGCTGTCGCTACACATGCTGGGAATGCATGGGACTATGTATGCAAATTATGCAATAGATCAATCGGATTTGCTGCTCGCGTTTGGAGTTAGATTTGATGATCGCGTGACGGGTAAAGTCGAGGCTTTTGCTAGCAGAGCAAGCATAGTTCACATTGACATTGATTCAGCTGAATTGGGGAAGAACAAGCAGCCTCACGTTTCACTCTGTTCTGATTTGAAGATTGCTTTGAAAGGGTTGAATAGGTTGCTGGAGAAGAAAGGAGCCAAGTCTATGCTTGATTTCTCTGCTTGGAGAAAGGAAATTAATGAACAGAAAGCAAAATATCCGTTaagctataaaaattttggcgaagCAATTCCTCCGCAGTATGCAATTCAAGTTCTGGACGAATTAACTAATGGCAATGCTGTTATTAGCACTGGTGTTGGGCAACACCAAATGTGGTCTGCCCAATTTTACAAGTACAAAAGGCCTCGTCAGTGGCTAACATCTGGTGGTCTAGGTGCTATGGGGTTTGGCTTGCCTGCTGCTATGGGTGCTGCCCTTGCAAGACCAAATGCTCTGGTGATAGACGTCGATGGGGATGGAAGTTTCATCATGAATGTCCAAGAATTGGCGACGATAAGAACAGAGAACCTGCCTGTGAAGATCATGCTATTGAACAATCAACATTTGGGTATGGTTGTTCAATGGGAAGATAGATTCTATCATTCCAACAGGGCGCATACATATCTAGGGAACCCATCAAAAGAAGAGATTTTCCCGAACATGTTGAAGTTTGCTGAGGCATGCGATATTCCTGCTGCGAGAGTCACAAAGAAAAGTAAGCTTAAGGAGGCTATCAAGAAAATGTTGGAGACTCCAGGGCCTTATTTGCTTGATGTGATTGTACCGCATCAAGAACATGTCCTGCCAATGATCCCAAGTGGTCTTTCTTTCAAGGATGTTATTACTGAAGGTGATGGGAGAGCCCAGAATTGA